Proteins from a genomic interval of Sander vitreus isolate 19-12246 chromosome 6, sanVit1, whole genome shotgun sequence:
- the l3mbtl1b gene encoding lethal(3)malignant brain tumor-like protein 4 isoform X5: MTDTPPSDGPSQGAEFDMMGALDWKDGIATLPGSDIRFRMTEFGTLEIVTDLEVKGQKAEPNRQTLDPAQSHTPTPPPEGQSQTGTATAPANQSQTGLSQCKASGPVLLSLEEGPSMEGPSVEVGPSVEVGSSADMDPNGKITRCRACGGHVPRDALLQGKFCSSICAQPSSGSQILPFYRSSPGEARESQSVECERLGKRVRKKRKIYMDSGDEEEDNQEEPEEKAKTTKGRRGAKIAKLVTAPANKKRAWSWPAYLEEERAIAAPVKLFKEHQSLPQSRNSFKVGMKLEGLDPSHPSLFCVLTVAEIQGYRVRLHFDGYPECYDFWANADSWDMKPAGWCEKNGHKLLLPKGCKDGEFNWSMYVKNCRGQLAPKHLFKSLNTSVTPSGFRAGMKLEAIDRKNPSLICVATIAAVVDNRLLIHFDNWDDTYDYWCDASSPYIHPVGYCEEAELTLTTPAGKTQTKTHVEYKQPKTFSWEKYLEETGTQAAPARAFKPRPPHGFQIGMKVEAVDKRNPMLIRVATIADTEDHRLKIHFDGWSSEYDYWVETDCPDLHPVGWCQKTGHPLQYPNGSSDLVTAPGQGCPTPGCNGVGHIRGPRYGTHYTQVSCPYSEMNFNKEGLLPDRLSGERPLALSGPHPRGRRPDPQTNTTTQTSSTLDQLEGAEDSQANRKPVTLEAERLGCNARLEPPGGASERSHNGTRPKRTAPVPKYLKMHYVKEEIGDSKASPDAISLQQALHESVFSPGISASPPHRVALCWDKHCQLLPEVLGLTAKRVATWSAEEVSTFVKGLPGCKEHAATFKTEQIDGEAFLLLTQADIVKILSIKLGPALKIYNSILMLKNSDEE, translated from the exons ATGACCGACACTCCACCCAGTGATGGCCCCTCCCAGGGAGCAGAGTTTGATATGATGGGTGCTCTGGACTGGAAGGATGGTATTGCCACACTGCCAGGCAGTGACATCAGG TTCCGCATGACAGAGTTTGGGACTCTTGAGATTGTCACAGACCTAGAGGTCAAAGGGCAGAAGGCAGAGCCTAATCGACAGACCTTGGACCCAGCACAGTCTCACACTCCTACCCCTCCACCAGAGGGCCAATCACAGACTGGCACAGCCACAGctccagccaatcagagtcagaCAGGATTGTCTCAATGTAAAG CAAGCGGTCCTGTGCTTCTCTCTTTAGAGGAGGGCCCCAGTATGGAGGGCCCCAGTGTGGAGGTTGGTCCCAGTGTTGAGGTTGGCTCTAGCGCAGACATGGACCCAAATGGGAAGATTACAAGATGCCGGGCCTGTGGTGGCCATGTTCCCCGGGATGCCCTCCTTCAGGGCAAATTCTGTAGCTCCATTTGTGCCCAGCCCTCCAGTGGCAG CCAAATCTTACCTTTCTACAGATCCTCTCCAGGGGAAGCAAGGGAGAGTCAAAGTGTTGAGTGTGAGAGGCTGGGTAAACGTGTGCGCAAAAAGCGGAAGATCTATATGGATTCtggtgatgaagaggaagacaaCCAAGAGGAACCAGAG GAAAAGGCCAAGACTACCAAAGGCAGAAGAGGTGCCAAAATTGCCAAACTGG TGACTGCCCCAGCCAATAAGAAACGGGCATGGAGCTGGCCAGCTTACTTGGAAGAGGAGAGGGCCATTGCTGCTCCTGTTAAACTATTCAAAGAG CACCAGTCGCTTCCTCAAAGCAGGAACAGTTTTAAGGTGGGAATGAAGCTGGAGGGGTTGGACCCGTCTCACCCGTCTCTGTTCTGTGTACTCACTGTTGCAGAG ATTCAAGGTTATAGGGTCAGGCTTCACTTTGACGGTTACCCAGAATGCTACGACTTCTGGGCTAATGCTGACTCGTGGGATATGAAACCAGCTGGCTGGTGTGAAAAGAATGGGCATAAGTTATTGTTGCCTAAAg GTTGTAAGGATGGAGAGTTTAATTGGAGCATGTATGTGAAGAACTGTAGGGGTCAGCTAGCCCCAAAACACCTTTTCAAGAGCCTCAACACA tcaGTGACTCCGTCTGGATTTAGAGCAGGGATGAAGCTGGAGGCGATCGACAGGAAGAACCCATCGTTGATCTGTGTAGCAACcattgctgctgttgttgacaACCGACTGCTCATTCATTTTGACAACTGGGATGACACATATGATTATTG GTGTGACGCTAGCAGTCCATACATCCATCCTGTGGGATACTGTGAAGAGGCTGAGCTAACTCTGACCACTCCAGCTGGTAAGACACAGACCAAGACACATGTGG AATATAAGCAACCCAAGACTTTCTCATGGGAGAAATACCTGGAAGAGACGGGCACACAGGCTGCTCCTGCGCGCGCTTTCAAACCG CGGCCTCCACATGGCTTTCAGATTGGGATGAAAGTGGAAGCTGTGGATAAGAGGAACCCCATGCTCATCCGTGTCGCAACTATAGCAGACACAGAGGACCACCGACTAAAG ATTCATTTTGATGGCTGGAGTTCAGAGTATGACTATTGGGTGGAGACAGACTGCCCTGATCTGCACCCTGTAGGGTGGTGTCAGAAAACCGGACACCCACTACAATACCCTAATG gctCCAGTGATTTAGTAACTGCCCCAGGACAAGGATGTCCTACCCCCGGATGCAACGGGGTTGGCCACATTAGAGGACCTCGCTATGGGACCCACTACAC tcagGTGAGCTGTCCCTACTCAGAGATGAATTTTAACAAGGAGGGCTTGCTGCCAGATCGCCTCAGTGGAGAACGACCCCTCGCCCTCAGTGGACCTCATCCACGTGGGCGACGCCCGGATCCTCAGACAAACACTACGACACAGACCTCCTCAACGCTAGACCAGCTGGAAGGAGCTGAAGACTCCCAGGCAAACAG GAAACCAGTGACATTGGAAGCTGAGCGTTTAGGATGTAACGCTCGGCTGGAGCCACCGGGTGGAGCCAGTGAGCGGAGCCACAATGGAACAAGGCCTAAAAG GACGGCTCCAGTTCCCAAATACCTGAAAATGCACTACGTTAAAGAAGAGATTGGCGATAGTAAAG CCTCTCCAGACGCCATCTCTCTCCAGCAGGCCCTCCACGAGTCTGTATTTTCCCCCGGCATCTCTGCCTCCCCCCCTCACCGGGTGGCTCTCTGCTGGGACAAACACTGCCAGCTGCTGCCTGAGGTCCTGGGGCTGACTGCCAAGAGAGTGGCCACTTGGAGTGCTGAGGAG gtGTCCACTTTTGTCAAAGGACTCCCAGGATGTAAAGAACA
- the l3mbtl1b gene encoding lethal(3)malignant brain tumor-like protein 4 isoform X4 — translation MLISVGDIRGVGMTDTPPSDGPSQGAEFDMMGALDWKDGIATLPGSDIRFRMTEFGTLEIVTDLEVKGQKAEPNRQTLDPAQSHTPTPPPEGQSQTGTATAPANQSQTGLSQCKASGPVLLSLEEGPSMEGPSVEVGPSVEVGSSADMDPNGKITRCRACGGHVPRDALLQGKFCSSICAQPSSGSQILPFYRSSPGEARESQSVECERLGKRVRKKRKIYMDSGDEEEDNQEEPEEKAKTTKGRRGAKIAKLVTAPANKKRAWSWPAYLEEERAIAAPVKLFKEHQSLPQSRNSFKVGMKLEGLDPSHPSLFCVLTVAEIQGYRVRLHFDGYPECYDFWANADSWDMKPAGWCEKNGHKLLLPKGCKDGEFNWSMYVKNCRGQLAPKHLFKSLNTSVTPSGFRAGMKLEAIDRKNPSLICVATIAAVVDNRLLIHFDNWDDTYDYWCDASSPYIHPVGYCEEAELTLTTPAEYKQPKTFSWEKYLEETGTQAAPARAFKPRPPHGFQIGMKVEAVDKRNPMLIRVATIADTEDHRLKIHFDGWSSEYDYWVETDCPDLHPVGWCQKTGHPLQYPNGSSDLVTAPGQGCPTPGCNGVGHIRGPRYGTHYTQVSCPYSEMNFNKEGLLPDRLSGERPLALSGPHPRGRRPDPQTNTTTQTSSTLDQLEGAEDSQANRKPVTLEAERLGCNARLEPPGGASERSHNGTRPKRTAPVPKYLKMHYVKEEIGDSKASPDAISLQQALHESVFSPGISASPPHRVALCWDKHCQLLPEVLGLTAKRVATWSAEEVSTFVKGLPGCKEHAATFKTEQIDGEAFLLLTQADIVKILSIKLGPALKIYNSILMLKNSDEE, via the exons ATGCTAATTAGC GTCGGGGATATCAGAGGAGTGGGAATGACCGACACTCCACCCAGTGATGGCCCCTCCCAGGGAGCAGAGTTTGATATGATGGGTGCTCTGGACTGGAAGGATGGTATTGCCACACTGCCAGGCAGTGACATCAGG TTCCGCATGACAGAGTTTGGGACTCTTGAGATTGTCACAGACCTAGAGGTCAAAGGGCAGAAGGCAGAGCCTAATCGACAGACCTTGGACCCAGCACAGTCTCACACTCCTACCCCTCCACCAGAGGGCCAATCACAGACTGGCACAGCCACAGctccagccaatcagagtcagaCAGGATTGTCTCAATGTAAAG CAAGCGGTCCTGTGCTTCTCTCTTTAGAGGAGGGCCCCAGTATGGAGGGCCCCAGTGTGGAGGTTGGTCCCAGTGTTGAGGTTGGCTCTAGCGCAGACATGGACCCAAATGGGAAGATTACAAGATGCCGGGCCTGTGGTGGCCATGTTCCCCGGGATGCCCTCCTTCAGGGCAAATTCTGTAGCTCCATTTGTGCCCAGCCCTCCAGTGGCAG CCAAATCTTACCTTTCTACAGATCCTCTCCAGGGGAAGCAAGGGAGAGTCAAAGTGTTGAGTGTGAGAGGCTGGGTAAACGTGTGCGCAAAAAGCGGAAGATCTATATGGATTCtggtgatgaagaggaagacaaCCAAGAGGAACCAGAG GAAAAGGCCAAGACTACCAAAGGCAGAAGAGGTGCCAAAATTGCCAAACTGG TGACTGCCCCAGCCAATAAGAAACGGGCATGGAGCTGGCCAGCTTACTTGGAAGAGGAGAGGGCCATTGCTGCTCCTGTTAAACTATTCAAAGAG CACCAGTCGCTTCCTCAAAGCAGGAACAGTTTTAAGGTGGGAATGAAGCTGGAGGGGTTGGACCCGTCTCACCCGTCTCTGTTCTGTGTACTCACTGTTGCAGAG ATTCAAGGTTATAGGGTCAGGCTTCACTTTGACGGTTACCCAGAATGCTACGACTTCTGGGCTAATGCTGACTCGTGGGATATGAAACCAGCTGGCTGGTGTGAAAAGAATGGGCATAAGTTATTGTTGCCTAAAg GTTGTAAGGATGGAGAGTTTAATTGGAGCATGTATGTGAAGAACTGTAGGGGTCAGCTAGCCCCAAAACACCTTTTCAAGAGCCTCAACACA tcaGTGACTCCGTCTGGATTTAGAGCAGGGATGAAGCTGGAGGCGATCGACAGGAAGAACCCATCGTTGATCTGTGTAGCAACcattgctgctgttgttgacaACCGACTGCTCATTCATTTTGACAACTGGGATGACACATATGATTATTG GTGTGACGCTAGCAGTCCATACATCCATCCTGTGGGATACTGTGAAGAGGCTGAGCTAACTCTGACCACTCCAGCTG AATATAAGCAACCCAAGACTTTCTCATGGGAGAAATACCTGGAAGAGACGGGCACACAGGCTGCTCCTGCGCGCGCTTTCAAACCG CGGCCTCCACATGGCTTTCAGATTGGGATGAAAGTGGAAGCTGTGGATAAGAGGAACCCCATGCTCATCCGTGTCGCAACTATAGCAGACACAGAGGACCACCGACTAAAG ATTCATTTTGATGGCTGGAGTTCAGAGTATGACTATTGGGTGGAGACAGACTGCCCTGATCTGCACCCTGTAGGGTGGTGTCAGAAAACCGGACACCCACTACAATACCCTAATG gctCCAGTGATTTAGTAACTGCCCCAGGACAAGGATGTCCTACCCCCGGATGCAACGGGGTTGGCCACATTAGAGGACCTCGCTATGGGACCCACTACAC tcagGTGAGCTGTCCCTACTCAGAGATGAATTTTAACAAGGAGGGCTTGCTGCCAGATCGCCTCAGTGGAGAACGACCCCTCGCCCTCAGTGGACCTCATCCACGTGGGCGACGCCCGGATCCTCAGACAAACACTACGACACAGACCTCCTCAACGCTAGACCAGCTGGAAGGAGCTGAAGACTCCCAGGCAAACAG GAAACCAGTGACATTGGAAGCTGAGCGTTTAGGATGTAACGCTCGGCTGGAGCCACCGGGTGGAGCCAGTGAGCGGAGCCACAATGGAACAAGGCCTAAAAG GACGGCTCCAGTTCCCAAATACCTGAAAATGCACTACGTTAAAGAAGAGATTGGCGATAGTAAAG CCTCTCCAGACGCCATCTCTCTCCAGCAGGCCCTCCACGAGTCTGTATTTTCCCCCGGCATCTCTGCCTCCCCCCCTCACCGGGTGGCTCTCTGCTGGGACAAACACTGCCAGCTGCTGCCTGAGGTCCTGGGGCTGACTGCCAAGAGAGTGGCCACTTGGAGTGCTGAGGAG gtGTCCACTTTTGTCAAAGGACTCCCAGGATGTAAAGAACA
- the l3mbtl1b gene encoding lethal(3)malignant brain tumor-like protein 4 isoform X3 — MLISVGDIRGVGMTDTPPSDGPSQGAEFDMMGALDWKDGIATLPGSDIRFRMTEFGTLEIVTDLEVKGQKAEPNRQTLDPAQSHTPTPPPEGQSQTGTATAPANQSQTGLSQCKEEGPSMEGPSVEVGPSVEVGSSADMDPNGKITRCRACGGHVPRDALLQGKFCSSICAQPSSGSQILPFYRSSPGEARESQSVECERLGKRVRKKRKIYMDSGDEEEDNQEEPEEKAKTTKGRRGAKIAKLVTAPANKKRAWSWPAYLEEERAIAAPVKLFKEHQSLPQSRNSFKVGMKLEGLDPSHPSLFCVLTVAEIQGYRVRLHFDGYPECYDFWANADSWDMKPAGWCEKNGHKLLLPKGCKDGEFNWSMYVKNCRGQLAPKHLFKSLNTSVTPSGFRAGMKLEAIDRKNPSLICVATIAAVVDNRLLIHFDNWDDTYDYWCDASSPYIHPVGYCEEAELTLTTPAGKTQTKTHVEYKQPKTFSWEKYLEETGTQAAPARAFKPRPPHGFQIGMKVEAVDKRNPMLIRVATIADTEDHRLKIHFDGWSSEYDYWVETDCPDLHPVGWCQKTGHPLQYPNGSSDLVTAPGQGCPTPGCNGVGHIRGPRYGTHYTQVSCPYSEMNFNKEGLLPDRLSGERPLALSGPHPRGRRPDPQTNTTTQTSSTLDQLEGAEDSQANRKPVTLEAERLGCNARLEPPGGASERSHNGTRPKRTAPVPKYLKMHYVKEEIGDSKASPDAISLQQALHESVFSPGISASPPHRVALCWDKHCQLLPEVLGLTAKRVATWSAEEVSTFVKGLPGCKEHAATFKTEQIDGEAFLLLTQADIVKILSIKLGPALKIYNSILMLKNSDEE; from the exons ATGCTAATTAGC GTCGGGGATATCAGAGGAGTGGGAATGACCGACACTCCACCCAGTGATGGCCCCTCCCAGGGAGCAGAGTTTGATATGATGGGTGCTCTGGACTGGAAGGATGGTATTGCCACACTGCCAGGCAGTGACATCAGG TTCCGCATGACAGAGTTTGGGACTCTTGAGATTGTCACAGACCTAGAGGTCAAAGGGCAGAAGGCAGAGCCTAATCGACAGACCTTGGACCCAGCACAGTCTCACACTCCTACCCCTCCACCAGAGGGCCAATCACAGACTGGCACAGCCACAGctccagccaatcagagtcagaCAGGATTGTCTCAATGTAAAG AGGAGGGCCCCAGTATGGAGGGCCCCAGTGTGGAGGTTGGTCCCAGTGTTGAGGTTGGCTCTAGCGCAGACATGGACCCAAATGGGAAGATTACAAGATGCCGGGCCTGTGGTGGCCATGTTCCCCGGGATGCCCTCCTTCAGGGCAAATTCTGTAGCTCCATTTGTGCCCAGCCCTCCAGTGGCAG CCAAATCTTACCTTTCTACAGATCCTCTCCAGGGGAAGCAAGGGAGAGTCAAAGTGTTGAGTGTGAGAGGCTGGGTAAACGTGTGCGCAAAAAGCGGAAGATCTATATGGATTCtggtgatgaagaggaagacaaCCAAGAGGAACCAGAG GAAAAGGCCAAGACTACCAAAGGCAGAAGAGGTGCCAAAATTGCCAAACTGG TGACTGCCCCAGCCAATAAGAAACGGGCATGGAGCTGGCCAGCTTACTTGGAAGAGGAGAGGGCCATTGCTGCTCCTGTTAAACTATTCAAAGAG CACCAGTCGCTTCCTCAAAGCAGGAACAGTTTTAAGGTGGGAATGAAGCTGGAGGGGTTGGACCCGTCTCACCCGTCTCTGTTCTGTGTACTCACTGTTGCAGAG ATTCAAGGTTATAGGGTCAGGCTTCACTTTGACGGTTACCCAGAATGCTACGACTTCTGGGCTAATGCTGACTCGTGGGATATGAAACCAGCTGGCTGGTGTGAAAAGAATGGGCATAAGTTATTGTTGCCTAAAg GTTGTAAGGATGGAGAGTTTAATTGGAGCATGTATGTGAAGAACTGTAGGGGTCAGCTAGCCCCAAAACACCTTTTCAAGAGCCTCAACACA tcaGTGACTCCGTCTGGATTTAGAGCAGGGATGAAGCTGGAGGCGATCGACAGGAAGAACCCATCGTTGATCTGTGTAGCAACcattgctgctgttgttgacaACCGACTGCTCATTCATTTTGACAACTGGGATGACACATATGATTATTG GTGTGACGCTAGCAGTCCATACATCCATCCTGTGGGATACTGTGAAGAGGCTGAGCTAACTCTGACCACTCCAGCTGGTAAGACACAGACCAAGACACATGTGG AATATAAGCAACCCAAGACTTTCTCATGGGAGAAATACCTGGAAGAGACGGGCACACAGGCTGCTCCTGCGCGCGCTTTCAAACCG CGGCCTCCACATGGCTTTCAGATTGGGATGAAAGTGGAAGCTGTGGATAAGAGGAACCCCATGCTCATCCGTGTCGCAACTATAGCAGACACAGAGGACCACCGACTAAAG ATTCATTTTGATGGCTGGAGTTCAGAGTATGACTATTGGGTGGAGACAGACTGCCCTGATCTGCACCCTGTAGGGTGGTGTCAGAAAACCGGACACCCACTACAATACCCTAATG gctCCAGTGATTTAGTAACTGCCCCAGGACAAGGATGTCCTACCCCCGGATGCAACGGGGTTGGCCACATTAGAGGACCTCGCTATGGGACCCACTACAC tcagGTGAGCTGTCCCTACTCAGAGATGAATTTTAACAAGGAGGGCTTGCTGCCAGATCGCCTCAGTGGAGAACGACCCCTCGCCCTCAGTGGACCTCATCCACGTGGGCGACGCCCGGATCCTCAGACAAACACTACGACACAGACCTCCTCAACGCTAGACCAGCTGGAAGGAGCTGAAGACTCCCAGGCAAACAG GAAACCAGTGACATTGGAAGCTGAGCGTTTAGGATGTAACGCTCGGCTGGAGCCACCGGGTGGAGCCAGTGAGCGGAGCCACAATGGAACAAGGCCTAAAAG GACGGCTCCAGTTCCCAAATACCTGAAAATGCACTACGTTAAAGAAGAGATTGGCGATAGTAAAG CCTCTCCAGACGCCATCTCTCTCCAGCAGGCCCTCCACGAGTCTGTATTTTCCCCCGGCATCTCTGCCTCCCCCCCTCACCGGGTGGCTCTCTGCTGGGACAAACACTGCCAGCTGCTGCCTGAGGTCCTGGGGCTGACTGCCAAGAGAGTGGCCACTTGGAGTGCTGAGGAG gtGTCCACTTTTGTCAAAGGACTCCCAGGATGTAAAGAACA